One Bythopirellula goksoeyrii genomic window, TGACCTGGTCAGGACCGCCGATTTCGTAGATCTGTGGCGACCCATCGGTGTTAGCTACCGAGGCCAAGAGATAACTCAGCAGGTCCTCGACTGCAATCGGCTGAGCTTTCACCTGAACCCAGCGCGGACAGATCATTACCGGCAACCTCTCCACAAGTGCGCGGATCATCTCGAAAGACAAGCTGCCGGAACCGATCACGATCGAGGCACGAAACTCGACGACATGTCGATGGTGTGCGCGAAGCACATCGCCAGTTTCCTGGCGACTGCGGAGATGCTTGGACAGCTCCTGATCGGAGCTTCCGAGTCCACCAAGATAAATGATTCGACGAACCCCAGCAGCCGTTGCGGCCTTTGCAAAGTTTTCTGCCGCGATTCGATCCTGCTTTTCAAAATCTCGGTCGGCACCCATCGAGTGGATAAAGTAGAGAGCTGTATCAACACCCGCCAAAGGACCGCTGAGTGACTCTGGTTCGAGCACATCTCCCGCCACAACTTCAGTGGAGGGGGCAACAGTTCCCTCGAGTGTTTCCGGACGGCGGGCAAGGCAACGCACATGGAAGCCTCGCTGCTCTAGGAGCGGCAGCAGACGACCACCGATGTAGCCGGTTGCACCTGTCAGCAGGATTTGTTGCTTCGAATTCTGGTTCATAACTATATGCCCAAGAGTGCTTTCCAGTATCTTACCTAACCACGACTAATTACCATGCAGTTGCTCGAGATAATCTTCTGCCACACGAAGATGAATCTTCAAGCGATCCCCCATGCGATCTGCTTGAGAAACCATGAGCGCCATGCGAGGATTAGTCTTAATATAGTCTCGATTTTTATCGATAAATCGCCAGTAGAGACCATCCCAAATCTCACACCAGGGACCTTTGCTGAAATTGCTCATTTTCAAGATATAGTTCGAACCACTTATGTACGGTTTGGTAGTAATCAGCCCGCCATCGGCGTGTTGGCTCATGCCGTAGACATTTGGCACCATCACCCAATCGTAAGCATCGATGAAGAATTCCATGAACCACTTGTAGATCGCATTGGGATCAATTTCGCAGAGCAGCATGAAATTACCGAGAACCATAAGTCGCTCGATGTGATGGCAGTAGGCATATTTCTCCACTCGCCGAATCACTGTATCGACGGGTACGATGCCAGTGGACGCATCGTAGAATGATGCTGGCATGGAGTAATGGTGGTCCCAAAAATTCCTCGTTCGCTGCTCTCTGCCAAAATGAATGTAAACACCCCTCATATACTCGCGCCAACCAATCACTTGCCGCAAGAATCCTTCGAGTGAGTTCAGCGGCACGTCATCCGTGTATTCAAGCGCCTTGTCAACGACGCGCCGCGGCGAGATCAGCCCACAGTTCATCGCCGGCGTCAATACAGAATGAAAAAGGTAGGTTTCTTGTTCACAGATCGCGTCTTCGTAGTCTCCAAAATGGGAAAACCGATTCTCGAAAAAATCTTGCAAGCAAGCTTCGGCCTGTTCTGATGTAGTCGGATAGCAGAAATCTTTCGTATCGCCGATGGATTCAGGAAAGTATTTCTTGACATATTCCTCTGCAGCGCAAACCACGGAGTTGGGCTGTGGCCACTCAACAACAGGGATTGTCAAATCGCGAGGCAGCTTTTTTCGATTTGCAGCATCGTAGCTCCACTTACCCCCGACAGGCTTATCTTGCTCGGTGAGCAAGACTTTGAGCCGTTTTCGCTGCAAGACGTAGAAATCTTTGAAGAGCAGATTCTCGCTCTGTAACACATAATCGCTGAAGATTGGGAGAGGGGTCAGAAAGTGAGGATCATCGAACAATGTTAACTCGATACCCGCCACTTCAAGGGCAGATTCAAGTCGTTTTCCGAGCCAGTCATCACAGGGATCGACGACTTGCACTTGAGTCACACCAAGTTCAATAAGAATGCCCGTTAACTCCTCAGTTGAATTGAGTTGATGTGAATCGACATAACTAACCTTGAGGCCCAATTGTTTGAGTTGGCTGGCATAAGATTGCATGGCAGCCCTCATGAGCATCAACTTTTTGGCGTGAAATAGATACTGAGTGAACAGCAAGGGTTCTTCAATCAACACACAAATGTCAGCATCTCTGGCTGCAGGATGATCCGGATACAACTGGTGAGGATAGATGAGTGCGGCACGCATTGCATTGTAAGCTTGTTTGATAGTTCAGGTTGGCTGTCTTCGTCTCGGCAGGAGACTTGAAAGTCCTCCGTCTACACCGATGACTTGGCCAGTAATCCAACTGTTTGAGGGATCCAGCAACCAAACTGCGACCGCAACCAAGTCTCGAGACTCTCCGAGCCTCCCCAATGCGTGCATCTCGGTTGAAGCTGCGGCGGCAGCAGGGTTACTCCATATTTGTTTTGTAAGGCTGGTACGCACTAATCCGGGGCTGATGACATTGACACGTATCTCTTGGGCAGCATAGGTCGCAGCCGCAGAACGCGCCATGCTGATGACTCCTCCCTTGGCGGCCGCGATTGCTTCGTGATTGGGAATCCCAATCTCGGCTGCTGCCGAGGCAAATAAGACAATTGACCCACCGGATCTCCGCAGTACTTTGCCCCCTGCGCGAATGGTCGAAAATGTCGTAAACAGATTGGCATGGATAGTTTCGCGGAATTCTTCGTCCGAGGTGGAATGAGCTGGTTTCAGCAACATAGAACCGATGCAATTCACGATTCCTTGATATCCGCCACATTGCTCTGAGTTTTTCAGCAAAGCGTCCTCCAGACTTTGCGAAGCGGAGAAATTGACCTCGGTAAAGGGCTGATCTAGTTCAGCTGCCAGCGCTGCCAGTCTGTCATGGTCTCTGCCAAGCAGAAGTACTTGCTTCGCTTCGGCGACCAAATGTCTTGCCAGTGCGGAGCCGATTGATCCAGTGGCTCCAAGTATCGCGATGGTTGACATAGTTTGAGTAGGAGAAGGTAAAGGGATAGGGTCCAGGAGGATGAGCCTGGGAGACTCTATGAGACATGAACCGTCATCGACCAGCAAAGTTCACCGATAAGAATGCCGCGGATGCTCCAGGCGATGGTACGTGGCCAATTAGTGCTTACTAAGTGTCGTATCCGCTTTTCGTCATAACCCGCCAAAAGCGAATGATGGATCGGCATTTGCCAGAAAATGGTTGAAAACCAAGCGACGCCCAACAAAATCGTCGCAGCCAAGAAAACTGCGGAACTTCTGATTGAGGGATACCAAACCAGCAACAAGATCGCTGTGAAGACCTCGACAAGCATCGGTCCAGCCACGACCAGAGTCGTGAGGCGTTGATGCAATTTCGAGTACATCGGAAATAGCCCACTTCCAACGTGAGCCATCAGCGGGTAATGCACTATCTGTACAAACCAGATGATACCGACCATGATCAGAGTCGAGATCAAATGGAGATAGAGCAGAACCGTATCGCTCACAATAGGACTCTCCTCGATCACCGAGAGGTTGAAGCTGTGTGCTTGGTCGAACATGCTTGTGCTGAGCAACGTCCTGTCAGGCGGAGCCGATTTCGCGCGAATATCCGATATCCGAAGTCCAAAACTTGAGAGATCAGCGGCAAGCGACTCAAGGCAGTCAGCCGTTTAAAACCTACGACTTCGTAAAGGCGTCGAAAGACCTCGACCCCTACCAGCCATGTGCCGTCGGGAAGTCTGGCGTGCATTCTAGCCATGAGTTCTTGGTAGCTTTTCCCAATCTCATCAGCTTCGAATGAAGGGGCGTCGATATCCGTGAAACGAATCTTACTCCGCTTATCCCAACGGTGAAGCATAGAGATTTCACGCAAACACAGTGGACACCCTCCATCGTAAAAGACTTCTATTTCGTAGTTAGGAGTCGTTCGGTCTGGCATTGATACGATGCCCTCCTTTCTCAACTTTGTTGCTGCCCGACCCCGGCTTGCAATGTGTCAACAAACGTTACCATGTGTCGCAAGTTGTCGCAGAAAGCGGAATAGACCATCTCCTGCCGGATCTCTGTGCTCAGTGCTCGGCCCCCGACGACTACCGCTGCACCCACCTCTTCGGCAACACGATGGATCTCAGCATAGTCTTCCAAAAACTGAGCAGAAGATGCGAAAGATGAAATGCTCAACCACAATAATTTTGGTTCGTTATCGTGGAGTGCTTCAGCAAACGTAGTGCTCGGCAACTCCGTTCCTAGTGACGTAGCTTGCCAGCCCAACTCGCGCAGTACGACTTCAATCATGGCTGTCGGAAGTCGGTAGGGATCTGACTGCATGGTTCCTCCGATGGCTTGCGGAGCATCCACGCGAGGAGTAGGCATGGCGCTTCGAAGCTCATGCAGAGCTCTTGAGCCTATCTCGCAAGCTCTTCGTTCACGATAAATGGACACCTCGCCGCACTCCCAGCGGTCTCCAATCTCATGAAACGCCTCAGCTAACACGCGATCACAGATTTCGCAGACGGACTGCCCGGCCAAATAAAGATCCAACACGATCCGCCGACATTGCTCTTCATCTCCGGTGACTAATGCAGCACTTATTTGCTCCCGAGCCCTGGTGAGGACAATTTCACCACGCCCGGTGTTCGAAGGGAGGCCCAGCAATTCAGGGCGTACCAATTCTTGATCAGACCGCCGCAAAAACTGAAATACCTCGTCCAATGCCAGACGACGATGACCACCTGCCGTGCGAATCGTAGCCAACAATCCTTTATCGCACCATCGTTTGAGCGATGATTCGCTCACACCAATAGCTTGCGCCACTTGCTTGGGAGTTAAGAGTCTTGTCACAGATACCCCAGATTACCCGCTCTGAAGGGCCAAAAAAGCAAAAATGATCGATTGGAACGAATTATAGATTCTCACAGACTGGTTGTCTAGCCAGGAAACCGCTCATTTCGCAACAGGACAGCACCTATAAAAAGCAGAAGAAAAATCATTTTGAATGATTTGGATGATTTTCTGTTGACAACCGTTCCAACCCTCGGTATAAACACTAGAGAACGATTTGGACGAATTTCGCGAGACCCAGTCAGGGGCACGCAGTCAAACTTTATGACGCCTGCACCTCTGACGTCCCGCAACGCCTGTCCGGATGGTGGCCACCAGGACCCGCAATTTCATCAAATCGCTTCAAAGAACTATTGAACGAAACCTTGAAACCGAATTTTGAAAAGGAACCTACCATGTTGTATGCACTGAAACACTCTATCGTCTCGACAGTTGCCTGCTCTCTGTTGGTTGCACCGTCACTGGTGAATGCTGGTGAGCACTGCTCTCAAAGCACGGCCCAAGCAGGACATGTCCAAACTGTTGCTTATACGAAGGAAGCCAAAATGGACATCGTCGACACTGCTGTAAGTGCCGGATCGTTCACCAAGCTGGCCGCTGCATTACAAGCAGCTGGATTAGTTGAGACTCTAAAGGGTGAGGGGCCATTTACTGTCTTTGCGCCTACCGATGAGGCCTTCAGCAAACTACCTGCCGGAACGGTCGAATCGCTGCTGAAACCTGAGAGCAAAGAGAAGCTCACCGGCATCCTGACTTACCATGTAGTCCCTGGCAAAGTAATGGCCGCGGATGTAGTGAAACTTCAAAACGCTAAAACCGTCCAAGGCTCTGATGTTGATATCAAAGTTGAAGACGGCAAGGTGATGGTGGATGGTGCAAATGTCGTGAAAACCGACATCGAGTGCTCGAATGGCGTGATTCACGTCATCGACGCTGTGATCCTTCCGTAGTTTCAAACTAGCTCTCCGCTGTAAACCTAGAGGCGTCCACTTTCGAACAGAGAAGTGGGCGCCTCGATGTAATTCGAGAGCAATCGTTATGAACCCTACTATGGACTTTCCTACCATGGAAAAGTAGAGAAAGTAGAGTAGGTTCCGGCAATGCACTTCCTTTCACTCCATTGACTTCTCAAGAATTCCGAGTTACGGTTCGATTCATTATCCGAACGAATTACACCATTTGAGAACAATGAGGGTGAGGTGATTTCTCTACTTGTCACGCTTAGAACTGCCTGCCTTTTTCTTGCTCTACTGTCTCTAGTTGGGCTTTCCTCGGTGAACGGGTTCGCCGCACCGAAACCCAACGTCCTGTTTATCGCTATCGACGATCTGAATGATTGGGAGGGTTGCCTCGAAGGGCATCCTCAGGTGCAGACGCCGAACATCGATGCCCTGGCTTCGCGCGGCACGCTATTCACCAATGCCCATTGCCAGGCCCCGCTTTGTAATTCATCGCGGACGAGCCTGCTGCTTGGCTTGCGTCCCTCAACGACTGGCATCTATGGACTTGCCCCTTGGTATCGCAAAGTCCCTGCGCTGGCGGAGAAAGTCAGCTTACCCAACTATTTCCGGCAGCACGGATATCGCGCTTATTCAGCAGGAAAGGTTTACCATGGGAACTTTGGAAGATCGCCCGGCGTGGAATTCGACGAAATTGGTGCGCCCCCTTCCTTAGCTCCCTTTCCTCCGAAAAAGTTAGTCGATACCCCCTCACCCCATCCCCTCGTAGATTGGGGCCAATTTCCCCACCGTGACGAAGATAAAGGTGACTGGCAGGTCGCCAGTTGGGGTGTTGAGCAATTACAGCAACAACACGATCAACCTTTTTTCATGGCACTCGGTTTCTCATTGCCGCATGTGCCATGTTACGCCGCGGAAAAATGGCTTGCGCTTTATCCTGAGGACACACTTCAACTCCCAGAAGTTCGCCAGGACGACCGAGACGACACCCCTCGGTTCTCTTGGTACATGCACTGGCGCTTACCGGAACCACGCTTGAAGTTCCTGAAAGAAGCCGATCAATGGAAGAACCTGGTACGCTCCTATTTGGCCTGCATCAGTTTCGTCGATAGTCAGGTGGGCCGCGTGTTGACTGCCCTCGAAAAGAGTGGGCATGCCGACGACACGATCGTGGTGCTCTGGTCCGATCATGGCTGGCACCTCGGCGAAAAATTGATCACGGGAAAGAATTCGCTCTGGGACCGCTCGACCCGCGTGCCGTTGATCTTCGCAGGACCGGGGATCACGGAACATGCAGTGTGCAACCAGCCGGTCGAATTACTCGACATCTATCCAACGCTGCTCCAATTGTGCGATTTGTCAGCGAAGCAGGGACTGGAAGGCGTCAGCCTGGTCCCCCAGTTACAGGACGCCAACACAAAGCGCGAACGTCCTGCCATTACTACCCACAATCCCGACAACCACGGTGTTCGTACGGAGAAATGGCGATATATCGTCTACGCCGATGGGTCCGAGGAACTTTACGACATGGTCAAAGATCCCCATGAATGGGAAAACCTGACTGATCGCCCTGAACTCGAAGCGGTGAAGGCGGAACTTCGGGAATGGTTGCCCGAGCAGAGCGCACCACATGCACTGGGAAGCAAGCACCGCATTCTGGAATACCACAACGGCGAAGCCGTGTGGGAAGGAACGCCGATTGAACCGAAAGAGCCGGTGCCTGAGTTGTAGGCCAGAACGAGTGGAGCGAGTACCGGCATTGCGATACATTTCGCGCTGTCCTGCCGGAACTCGCAGAACTCGTTCCGGCCTACGCTTTGACCAAAAGGAAAGGCATTTTTCGCGGAATTCACCTTGCTTGACTAATAACTTGACTTATGCTTGACTTACAAGATGGCCTACCAACCGCAATTCACGATTACTTCGCCGCTACTCTCGCTGATCGAAGAGATCGCAGTTCTGCGCGAACGCGTTCAATCTGCGACAGTTGAACTGGCGTGGATCCCCGCATTGCAGAAGGATAGCCGCTCGCGAAATGTGCATGCTTCAACGGCCATCGAAGGGAATCCACTCACGCTCGAACAAGTACGTGCCTTGGAGGAAGGTCGCGAGCTGGAGGCTTCCGATCCTCGATCTGAGCGCGAGGTCCTCAATTATTTTGCCGGCCTCCGCTACGTGGAAAAACATGTGAGTAAAAAGACGCTCAAGCACGAGGATATTTTTGCCCTGCACCGTATTCTGGCAAAAGGGGTGATGGATCAGGGCGAGACGGGCTGCTACCGCAGTATCAGTGTGCAAGTCGGTGATTTTGTTCCCCCCGCATCAGGTGAAGTTTCGGGCTTGATGTTTGAACTTCTCGAATGGTGGAACAATGATTCACAAGAGCTTTCTCCCGTTATGAGTTCAGCAATCCTGCATTATCGTTTTGAGAGTATCCACCCCTTTGCAGATGGCAACGGACGTACGGGGCGAGCCCTGGCCTTGTGGGAACTCTATCGACGCGGTTTCGATACCCACCACATCTTCTCCGTAGACGAATATTACTGGGAAGATAGACCTCGCTATTATGCCGCTTTAAAAGAAGTCCGAAGGGAAGGAGAAGACCTCACCAACTGGCTCATATATTGTGCTGAGGGCTTACGGCACACACTCGATCGAGTGTGGCTAAGAATTCAGGCTTTCCAGCCTAGATCCGTGGATAAACTTGTC contains:
- a CDS encoding cryptochrome/photolyase family protein, which gives rise to MRAALIYPHQLYPDHPAARDADICVLIEEPLLFTQYLFHAKKLMLMRAAMQSYASQLKQLGLKVSYVDSHQLNSTEELTGILIELGVTQVQVVDPCDDWLGKRLESALEVAGIELTLFDDPHFLTPLPIFSDYVLQSENLLFKDFYVLQRKRLKVLLTEQDKPVGGKWSYDAANRKKLPRDLTIPVVEWPQPNSVVCAAEEYVKKYFPESIGDTKDFCYPTTSEQAEACLQDFFENRFSHFGDYEDAICEQETYLFHSVLTPAMNCGLISPRRVVDKALEYTDDVPLNSLEGFLRQVIGWREYMRGVYIHFGREQRTRNFWDHHYSMPASFYDASTGIVPVDTVIRRVEKYAYCHHIERLMVLGNFMLLCEIDPNAIYKWFMEFFIDAYDWVMVPNVYGMSQHADGGLITTKPYISGSNYILKMSNFSKGPWCEIWDGLYWRFIDKNRDYIKTNPRMALMVSQADRMGDRLKIHLRVAEDYLEQLHGN
- a CDS encoding SDR family NAD(P)-dependent oxidoreductase, with protein sequence MSTIAILGATGSIGSALARHLVAEAKQVLLLGRDHDRLAALAAELDQPFTEVNFSASQSLEDALLKNSEQCGGYQGIVNCIGSMLLKPAHSTSDEEFRETIHANLFTTFSTIRAGGKVLRRSGGSIVLFASAAAEIGIPNHEAIAAAKGGVISMARSAAATYAAQEIRVNVISPGLVRTSLTKQIWSNPAAAAASTEMHALGRLGESRDLVAVAVWLLDPSNSWITGQVIGVDGGLSSLLPRRRQPT
- a CDS encoding thiol-disulfide oxidoreductase DCC family protein gives rise to the protein MPDRTTPNYEIEVFYDGGCPLCLREISMLHRWDKRSKIRFTDIDAPSFEADEIGKSYQELMARMHARLPDGTWLVGVEVFRRLYEVVGFKRLTALSRLPLISQVLDFGYRIFARNRLRLTGRCSAQACSTKHTASTSR
- a CDS encoding B12-binding domain-containing protein — its product is MTRLLTPKQVAQAIGVSESSLKRWCDKGLLATIRTAGGHRRLALDEVFQFLRRSDQELVRPELLGLPSNTGRGEIVLTRAREQISAALVTGDEEQCRRIVLDLYLAGQSVCEICDRVLAEAFHEIGDRWECGEVSIYRERRACEIGSRALHELRSAMPTPRVDAPQAIGGTMQSDPYRLPTAMIEVVLRELGWQATSLGTELPSTTFAEALHDNEPKLLWLSISSFASSAQFLEDYAEIHRVAEEVGAAVVVGGRALSTEIRQEMVYSAFCDNLRHMVTFVDTLQAGVGQQQS
- a CDS encoding fasciclin domain-containing protein; translated protein: MLYALKHSIVSTVACSLLVAPSLVNAGEHCSQSTAQAGHVQTVAYTKEAKMDIVDTAVSAGSFTKLAAALQAAGLVETLKGEGPFTVFAPTDEAFSKLPAGTVESLLKPESKEKLTGILTYHVVPGKVMAADVVKLQNAKTVQGSDVDIKVEDGKVMVDGANVVKTDIECSNGVIHVIDAVILP
- a CDS encoding sulfatase, which translates into the protein MISLLVTLRTACLFLALLSLVGLSSVNGFAAPKPNVLFIAIDDLNDWEGCLEGHPQVQTPNIDALASRGTLFTNAHCQAPLCNSSRTSLLLGLRPSTTGIYGLAPWYRKVPALAEKVSLPNYFRQHGYRAYSAGKVYHGNFGRSPGVEFDEIGAPPSLAPFPPKKLVDTPSPHPLVDWGQFPHRDEDKGDWQVASWGVEQLQQQHDQPFFMALGFSLPHVPCYAAEKWLALYPEDTLQLPEVRQDDRDDTPRFSWYMHWRLPEPRLKFLKEADQWKNLVRSYLACISFVDSQVGRVLTALEKSGHADDTIVVLWSDHGWHLGEKLITGKNSLWDRSTRVPLIFAGPGITEHAVCNQPVELLDIYPTLLQLCDLSAKQGLEGVSLVPQLQDANTKRERPAITTHNPDNHGVRTEKWRYIVYADGSEELYDMVKDPHEWENLTDRPELEAVKAELREWLPEQSAPHALGSKHRILEYHNGEAVWEGTPIEPKEPVPEL
- a CDS encoding Fic family protein, producing the protein MAYQPQFTITSPLLSLIEEIAVLRERVQSATVELAWIPALQKDSRSRNVHASTAIEGNPLTLEQVRALEEGRELEASDPRSEREVLNYFAGLRYVEKHVSKKTLKHEDIFALHRILAKGVMDQGETGCYRSISVQVGDFVPPASGEVSGLMFELLEWWNNDSQELSPVMSSAILHYRFESIHPFADGNGRTGRALALWELYRRGFDTHHIFSVDEYYWEDRPRYYAALKEVRREGEDLTNWLIYCAEGLRHTLDRVWLRIQAFQPRSVDKLVLRPKQERLLQLLQDHGSMTPAEIWAALEVSRQGAMDLLNPLLDAGLVEKIGGKKTGRYTLCKL